One genomic window of Hemitrygon akajei chromosome 1, sHemAka1.3, whole genome shotgun sequence includes the following:
- the LOC140731567 gene encoding uncharacterized protein → MAHQRVHIGEWPFTCSDCGKGFTKSSNLQAHRSVHTGERPFTCSDCGKGFTQSSYLLRHQSVHTGEWPFTCSDCGKGFTKSSHLLRHQSVHTGERPFTCSDCGKGFTQSSRLLRHQSVHTGKWPFTCSDCGKGFTQSSHLLRHHSVHIGEKPFTCSVCGKRFTESSNLQSHQRVHTGERPFTCSVCGKGFAQSSTLLAHRSVHTQEWPFTCSECGKGFTRSSKLQIHQRVHTGERPFTCSECGMGFISSSYLLTHQSVHTGEKPFTCSVCGQRFTQSSHLQKHQRVHTGEKPFTCSDCGKTFTQSFQLRSHQRVHTGEKPFNCSVCGKGFTHSSALQRHQQVHTGERPFTCSECGKRFSRSSELLAHQSVHTEEKPFTCSDCGKGFTRSYTLQRHQSVHTGERPFTCSDFGKSFSQPNQLNVHH, encoded by the coding sequence atggctcaccagcgagttcacatcgGGGAgtggccatttacctgctcagactgtgggaagggattcactaaatcatcCAACCTACAAGCAcaccggtcagttcacactggggagcgaccattcacctgctcagactgtgggaagggattcactcagtcatcctacctactgagacaccaatcagttcacactggggagtggccattcacctgctcagactgtgggaagggattcactaaatcatcccacctactgagacaccaatcagttcacactggggagcggccattcacctgctcagactgtgggaagggattcactcagtcatcccgcCTACTGagacaccaatcagttcacactgggaagtggccattcacctgctcagactgtgggaagggattcactcagtcatcccacctactgagacaccattCAGTTCACAtaggggagaagccattcacctgctcagtctgtgggaagagattcactgaatcatccaacctacagagtcaccaacgagttcacactggagagaggccgttcacctgctcagtctgtgggaagggattcgcccAGTCATCCACCCTATTGGCACACCGGTCTGTTCACACTcaggagtggccattcacctgctcagaatgtgggaagggattcactcggtcatctaagCTGCagatacaccagcgagttcacactggggagaggccgttcacctgctcagaatgtgggatggGATTTATTTCATCATCttacctactgacacaccagtcagttcacacaggggagaagccattcacctgctcagtctgtgggcagagattcactcagtcatcccacctacagaaacaccaacgagttcacactggggagaagccgttcacctgctcagactgtgggaaaacattcactcagtcattccaACTACggagtcaccaacgagttcacactggggagaagccgttcaactgctcagtctgtgggaagggattcactcactcttctGCCCTGCAGAGACAccaacaagttcacactggggagaggccattcacctgctcagaatgtgggaagcgattcagtcGGTCATCCGAACTActagcacaccagtcagttcacactgaggagaagccgttcacttgctcagactgtggaaagggattcactcgatcatataccctacagagacaccagtcagttcacactggggagaggccgttcacctgctcagactttgggaagagtttctctcagccaaatcaactgaatgtgcatcattga